The Rosa chinensis cultivar Old Blush chromosome 7, RchiOBHm-V2, whole genome shotgun sequence DNA segment ACTCATTATTCTTGAAAATTACCTTATCGCATATCATAACAATCTGCCTTCTTATTTTGGTTTTATTCCATGACATTTTTCATGTGGTGGTTCTTAAGGTTGGCAACCTGGAATTCAAGACGGAGCAGCTGTTTGGGACGAAGATTGGGACAAGTTTGAAGATGAAGGTTTGTCCTAAATTTCCTAGTGCAGATTTTCTTGTTACTATACctcatgattgttttttttccttcatctcTTTTTCCTATTTGATATGCAGATGCACTTTAACCAAAATGTGAAAATACTTGTTCATTCTTAGTAATAGGAGTTCCAATAACTTTTCAGGATTTGGCAATGATCTCATAATTGATTCCTCAACAAAATCTGTCCAGAGAGAAAAGGCTTCCCCAGATCGTAGTTCAACTGCTGATTCATCATCGGTTACTGATGGAAAGTCAGGAATTTCTTACAGCAATGGTGATCATGCACATGAAAGTGAATCTGTTTTCACCCACGGTGAAGATGAACATGTAAGAAGTCCCAATGGCAGTCTAGCTGGAACGACTGCTGTTGACAGCCCGTCTCGAGACTTCTCAGACATCCACTATGGTAAAAATTCCGAAGCAGATGGAGAAACACACGGGTAGGTGTTAATATAATTCTCTCCATGCTATTTGTTTAGGTTAATGCTGATTGATACCATGTATTTCTGGTGACAGAAGTTTTGATGAATCGACCTGGGGTGGTGCCTTTGACAATAATGATGATATTGATTCTGTTTGGGGATTTAATACTGACAAGGGCAAGGTGAGACTAACATCTGAAGTGCCGCTCTAGCTAGTGATTATAAGACAACAGCAAATGCATTGATGTTTCCCACGTATGATGTCAACTTGCAGGGCACAGATTCTGAGAAGCACAGAGATTTCTTTGGATCTGATGACTATGGTGtctgtaagatcaaatatggacataacacatatcatcataaagtaattgatgattagcttaatatcaatcctagtttaacatggatacaaacagtaaatcaatactagtgacttaatgaatagtgtatcaattcattaaggatagtaatctattgcttagtctacaaggaaggctacaagttgtgatacattaagaatctaactaggaaacctaaaccgatatggatagctttaatgggaagcttcttgaggtttaagtcacctatatatacagatgaattggtccctgattactaccgacgttttgcatattgttctgtccattgagaagcaagttggtaagtaacagaaggctatattcagtgttcgtgtttgcagttgcataagatggaatccatgccagtaattgctgaaggtaagccttaatcccttttatgattgtgtgcatatgttgtgagcatgtatatggttattttacaattggtatcagagcataggctcacaagtatcaaaatcgttttagggttttgcaaaacaaacacaaaaaaaaaaaaaaaaaaaaaaaaaaagggtttttgctttacggaccaagtcactgatcaggtaactgaccatgtaactggtcatgtaactgatcaaggtaagttacttaagtcaattgctgcatctggttaaatatcaagttcacgcttccgctgtgatttttagcagcaaattggggaaaaagcaaaaacaggtttttctgtgaaattgatttcgattcatagcatgataattgaattttgattgtgctcaagaacactagttgcattcccggcgtgcgttaggttagagtagatggtgaccggatgaaatttacaatttcttgattgttctgtggtttcttggaatcgaaacaattttgattgtgcttgaatatgcatgatgaattaattgatgatatggtattgtatctgtgattgtgtaaaaattgcatgaagaacaaaaatctcccagattttgtttacacattattaaaattgacagatacgagagcttaattttcttacaaggatgaatctgggtagaatataaagttaaaagctcatgggttttgtggttttctgttggcataagtgattatgatgcacaaagcattcttcattgatgttggcagaaaacgatgatcaggtaactgaccaactagtcaggtcactgaccatgtaactggtcgggtcactgaccaagtaactggtcaggtcactgaccatgtaactggtcaggtcactgaccatgtaactggccaggtcactgaccatgtaactggccaggtcactgaccatgtaactggccaggtcactgaccaagtaactggtcaggtaactaatcaagtaactgatcgaataacaaaactgaaattgtgttttgtgttttaaaactatgcctcagttttatcttccaaagaagtggtcaagtatggttttagaatacaaaacagcaatatgcgtgcttgatgaaaataaatacggatacttagaaatttttcttctgtctaaagatgtggataaatttctttggataacttgttttcattgaacatggtatattgataaagaactccaggatgttatgcttctgctcaaaagtgttgcttaacattatttttggttatggactgatatgaatgcaagtatggattgtttaggttttctgtatgttcttgttttggttgcttaaagctaaataaaacacagaaaacttaaagttattttctttacaaattgagaactcacacgaatttttgttttgctccttaggtaactcttacatgaacttgaacagtgtcttgatgctaactggaaccaactatagagcttggctagattctgtagaaaactatatgggaatgcatgagaatatagactattgctttactgaggataagcctatagagttgaatgaaaagagcaccaagaaagaaactgacctttacaagaagtggcatagatccaatagaatggctaagaatctcattcgtacctctatgtccaagactgtcaggggaagtatagaagaacctgagctagcatcagattttctggaactcataggtgctaagtttaaagaaagtgaaaaggcagaagcagctagactaaccaaggagtttcatgatttgaagtacatgggttcagggggagttagagaacatattatgaagatgatcaatataaatgacagactcagggagctcttgatgggcgttagggatgagcaggtagtgcattatgcacttcattccttgcctaacagttttagtcatcttaggaccagttacaactctcaaaagggaaactggactttagatgaacttatatccatctgtgttgatgaggaagctaggatcaaggaagaaaaagaacctgctacagccataaatctcatagagaagcctaagaagaaaaagccccagaataagctcaagcctaccaaagccataactaagagttcaacagctgcagtggccaaggaaaacaggccatttaggttcaagtgctacttttgcaaaagagtaggacacatgaaaaaggactgcactggctataaaaattggttagccaaaaagggtaagatttttctaatacagttttttctttagaaattaatcttataaatattgaaccacagtcttggtggatagattcaggctcacctattcatattactaattctttgcagggattcataaggagcagaatcccaaaaagtgatgaagtgaacctgtgtgtaggcaatggcatgagagtggcagtcaaggctattggaaccttaaagctcgatctaggattaggaaaattgttagttttggataatgttttttatgtaccttccatgagaaggaatttggtttcagtttctgttttagtaaaatctggttgtagacttgttattgatagtaatggaattcttatttctaaaaattctgttcaaattggttctggtgttatctcgaatgattatttacagttaagttgttcaatggctcaacaagaaattttacttgttgaagataacacaaacagtactagcactttaacaggtgttaaaagaaccaaactaaatgaaaagtctgcatttttatggcatagaagactcggccatgtttcaaaagagagactgaaaattttggtgaaaaacaacatcctaaatgaacttgatttttctgatctaacagactgtgttgaatgctttaagggaaaaataactaatactagaaagaagactgcatatagaagccaaaatttattagaactcatacacactgatatatgtggaccatttaggcatcaaactatctgtgggaatgtgtattttatcatattcattgatgacttttctagatacagttatatttatctactttcagaaaaggcacaagcattgaaagcctttcaaatctttaagtctgaggtagaaaatcaactagaaaagaaaatcaaaacagtaaggtcagatagagggggagagttctatggaaagtacactgaatccggccaacaaaagggtccatttgccttgtttttgcaagacaatggaattaaagctcaatacacaacaccctataatccacaacagaatggtgttgcagagagaaagaataggactcttttgaacatggttagatgcatgatgtgtacaactggtttgcctaaatttctgtggggtgaggctttaaaaactgcaaattatatttgcaacagaacacctagcaaagccatagaaaatactgcttttgagctttggtgtggcaggaaacctagtcttcatcactgtcatgtttggggatgtcatgcagaagctaggatttataatccaagcttgaataaacttgaccccaaaactgttagttgctattttgtaggttatccagataaatctaaaggctataagttatattctgctcatcattcacctagaatttttgaaacacatcaagtaaagtttctaagtgaaaaagttcacaatacaaaccttgaggatttaacctcagtttttgaggaaattgtgtcagatgagaatttaagtgtagcattgcctttagaacaagatgtaactgatcatgtcactggtcacgtaactgactatgtcactgaccaagtaactgtccctggtcgagtaactggtcaagtgactgaccatgtcactgaccaagtaactgtccctggtcgagtaactgaccaagtcactgaccatgtaactgtacctgatcaagtcactgcccatgtcactgcccatgtcactgaccatgtaactacccaagtaactgtacctggtcaagtcactgcccatgtcactgaccaagtaactgaccacgtaactggtcaagtaactgaacctcaaaatcctccagtagctcaacctagaagatcacagagagcaagaaaaccaacttatggggggaagagagtgactacattgtttatctacaagaagcagaaattgaaatggactgtgcagaggacaatgatccaactacatttaatcaggccattgaaagtagtgaatctcatcaatggcagctagcaatggaagcagaaattaattccatgagtcaaaatgcagtttgggaattagttgaacctgaccccaaccagaagcctataggttgtaaatgggttttcaaaaccaaaagagatgcaaatggcaatgtagagagacataaagcaagattagttgccaagggttttacacagaaggagggcattgactttactgagactttttctccagtttctacaaaagactcgtttaggataatcatggctttagtggctcattttgatatggagctgcaccagatggatgttaaaacagctttcttgaatggcgaactagatgaagtgatttatatgaggcagccagaagggtttgtacaagctggaagtgaaaacttagtgtgtaagttaagaaaatcaatttatggcctaaaacaagcttctagacagtggtacaagaaatttgattctgtgatttctacttttggatttacagaaaatcttgttgatgagtgtgtttatttgaagactgttgggaacaattttatttttctggtactctatgtggatgatatacttttggctagcagtaacattaaattgcttaaagatactaagagttttctgtcaatgaattttgacatgaaagacttaggagaagcatcctatgtactaggtattgagattaaaagagatagggcacagagactacttggtttgtctcaacacaattatattaccaaagttttaaagaggtttggtatggagaagtgtgcagctggagaagttcccatgtccaaaggagataagttaaccaagaagcaaagtcccaatagtaatgttgaaaaggaaaatatggagtcaaagccttatgccagacttgtaggaagtctcatgtatgcgcaagtctgcactaggccagacttgtcttttgcagtagggattttgtcaagattccaatctaatccaggccatgaacattgggtagctgggaagaaagtgttgagatacctgcagagaactaaaagccatatgctagtttataggcaagtggaggatctgaaactcataggattctcagactcggattttgcagggaattatccagactccaagaagtcgacttgtggatatgtgttcatgcttgcaggaggtgctattgcttggaaaaccatgaaacaaacacttgtttcaacttctactatgcaagctgaatttattgcagtatatgaaactgtgtgtgaaggactttggattaggaattttctcatgcagaccaaagtattgagtcacattgtggctggaacacttgcgatttattgtgacaatgaggctgcagttttctttagcaagaacagtaaaaggtcaaataattccaagcatattgatctaaagtattacagtgttagagaaagagtaaagcatggtgaaatagctgttttgagtattgacacaaattcacagctagcagatcctttcaccaaggcattgtcagtagcagcattccagaaacatacagcaagcattggaattttagctaatatagatgcttaggttcagtagagagttagtccagttggagcatttaaaattctaaggttttttgagttcttgtgttttagttgtgatcttttattttgtttatcacaacttgtttgtaatgacagattttattattaataaattttgaggtattttcagattttggttattactgcagtttttgttgaatgttctgaaaattatcgattttgtgtttaaagttatacttgctatcagatggcttaaatcatgtgaagcatgatgttaaggttcaagcaatatctttaagccatcagtgttcagtaaatttgcttgagtttttggttttagaaacataaagtaggacctaatatatgtttacttgttgatacacattaacatatattgtatcacttctggtttgacatatgtggattgcaggagcttgtgtttgtggttttgaaactctgcatttttgttaaaatgtatactgtttcttgctctgcataagtaactgtgatctaaccatgttggaatggattttcgatttaagtttgttatctggcgcgcacttcagtaagttaagtaggttttgatgttctctggtgcaaatcatcgagcatgatatgtgtgagtccaaaggggagattgtaagatcaaatatggacataacacatatcatcataaagtaattgatgattagcttaatatcaatcctagtttaacatggatacaaacagtaaatcaatactagtgacttaatgaatagtgtatcaattcattaaggatagtaatctattgcttagtctacaaggaaggctacaagttgtgatacattaagaatctaactaggaaacctaaaccgatatggatagctttaatgggaagcttcttgaggtttaagtcacctatatatacagatgaattggtccctgattactaccgacgttttgcatattgttctgtccattgagaagcaagttggtaagtaacagaaggctatattcagtgttcgtgtttgcagttgcataagatggaatccatgccagtaattgctgaaggtaagccttaatcccttttatgattgtgtgcatatgttgtgagcatgtatatggttattttacagTGTCAACCCAGTAAGAACTGGGTCCCCCAATGCAGATACCGCCTTTCAGAAGAAGAGCATTTTCTTTGAAGACTCTGTTCCTAGCACACCAGTCTCGAGGTTTGCCAACTCGCCAAGATATAGTGAGGCTGGGGATCACTACTTTGACAATTTCTCAAGGTTTGATTCATTCAGCAGCAGGCAAGACAGTGGTTTTTCTTCTCAACCTGAGAGGTTCACAAGGTTTGATTCCATGAATAGCACTAGAGATTTCGGTCACTCAAGGTTGGATTCCATAAGCAGCAGCAAAGACTTTGGCCAAAGTCATGGCCTCACAAGGTTCGATTCCATAAACAGCACAAAAGATTTCGGCCACAGTACATACTCTTTCGATGACGCAGATCCATTTGGCTCTTCGAGTCAAAATCCAAAGAAGGGATCTGATAATTGGAATGCTTTCTAACCGGCAATCCACTGTATTATCTGTACCTCACAAAacccccatatatatatatatatatatatatatatttttttttttctgttctttttccCCATTTTGTTCAAGGCTTGTGCATTGTAGCCAATTTTGTGTGTTGTATAGCTGACAGACAATGCTGGACATACGTACTACTGTTACATTGTATTAAATTGATGGCAATGTATTATTTGATGTATGCGAAGTTGAAAACGACTAGAGTTGATTTTTGTTCTGTTCTTTTCCCCCAATAACAAGTTCTCCAAATTTTCTTACGTTGCAATTTGCAAAACTATTGAATGCAGGTGGGATGACCCTTCTTTTGGATTGATGGATTCCATAAGCTCTTTCACGTAGATGTGATTATCCCATATGCTATATGCTCTAATCAATTTCATATGCCTAGGAAGTTAAAGAATATGTCATAAGACGTCAAAGATGAAATCTCAGTAGATTTGCCAGAGCTGCAATATTGAAATCAATTTCACCATTTCTGGCTAAACTCCCAAATCAAGCCATCGATTTTTGGGTGGAGGCATTTTTCGAGGAAGTTTGAGCATGAGAACCCCAGAAGTTCCTTTGTTTATTATCCAAAGGCATTAGTGACTTGAGGGGGACACTTCAAAGAAGACATTACATGATTAGGTATACCGCATAAAGTTGAGCTGGTGAGAGCGTGACTCTTAACAACTCTAGCCAGACTAATGTTTCTCCAACCACTCATAATTACCAATATTTGTTCTATGTTGGATTCCAGGGATATTAATGATATCACTTTTTCGGGGTTCTAGATCATCCTGGCTTGGAGTTGATTGATAAATATGCTATGTGGGTTAGTGATGAATGGTGAAACGTACTACTTTGGCAGATAGATGGATTCCTGGTGTTTCTGGGATTCTGCTCCAAGCTCAGCATTTGGCTGCTTCCACATCAAAAATTTACTGATCTGGTGGATTGGGTGAATTTATGCTGGAATTTGACCATCACATTACAATCGAGGACACTATTAATTCTTCCGAGTCCATCCCACTAGCATCTGCTTTGGTTCATTTGGCTCTATGAGAAATCTGGGAGTTTTCCAATTAGATCTGGTTACCATGAGTCATGGTGGCAGGCTTAAACCCTCATTGCAATGTTAATTCTAAGGTCTGGAAGCTTCTTTGGGAGTGCCCTGGAATTCCATAGGCTAGCTAGTAATTCTCTTATGGAGGCTTGCTATGATTCTATTCCTTAAATGGTCAATTTGCATTCAAAGAGCCCTAGCCTGATTGCTGGAAGAAACCAAGTCTCTCATTTCAGGCTTAAACTCTGCAACTGGAAGCTTTTACTGTCATCGAGGGTCTTTCTTTAGTCAAGGAATGTGCTTTTCACGAAACTATCATTGAGATAGTAACTGAACAGCTTATTTCAGCTTTGTAGAAAGCCCTCTATTTCTACACAGAGAGGATGGAGGGTGCAATACCCAATTACCAAGATCCATCCCTCTTTTAACTTGACAAGCAAGCCAATCCGCAGCTGCGTTTGAAGATCTCTTAACCAAATTCCATTGACAACAATGAAGCATACTCTGAAGTCTTCTAATGTCCATGAGAAGAGGGTAGATTTCCCAAAGGATCTTCTGAGACTaattcttgacagccaaaagcATCTGTTCAGAATAAGTTTCAATAATGACATCCTGGAAATCATGTGATTTTGCCAACTTCAACCCCTCCAAAATAGCAGAAGCTTCAGAAACAATAGCAGATTTTGAAATAAAAGAGATAGTAGAGCCTGCCACCAATTGCCTCAGATGATTATTCCACCTCCTGCCCTCCTTGTAACAGCATCCCAAGCACCAACACAATTAATTTTAATGCTTCCAGGGCAAGAAGCTATCCATTTAAACTCATCAGAGTCTAAGATTGGCAAAATAGCACAAATAGGAGTGGAAACTTTAGTAGTATCAAGGAATTCAGCAACGGCAGCTCCTATTCTATGAATAATGCCGATAGGATGATTAGGGGACAAATGCTCATAAACAATTTCATATCTCGCTTTCCAAATAATTCATAATGTAAAAGCCACCCAACACATAGGAAATTTTGAACCAGATTTAGAAGATGATAGTTGTGTGGACAGTGGACACCTTTAAAAGCCAATCATCCAATGTAGTCACTACTGCAGGATCAATTGTATAACACAATGGAATCCCAAACCAAACAATTTCACATTTAtgtttcacaattttttttttttttgacacgaCAAAGATATGACTTCAATAAACACATGGGTCAATATGGTTCTACTGTCATTGAAGAATTTGAGATGATTGATGATGATTACTAAATCACTGAAGGAACTGTACGTTGCTTTTAACATTTGTTT contains these protein-coding regions:
- the LOC112175352 gene encoding uncharacterized protein LOC112175352; the protein is MLSLREFCFSLYLMERYREGRPLPATLPSNVMLDETLLSMTGQPKVGYGNAAWSPHPCFGQHQGMQGSQMMPPGTGLRPPIQGNAPQADRTLQPNQQNLRVPGMEGLAQNQLDNGKQDSANSRPQDPNGAGKEVEETENVILDSREKIEFYRTKMQELALYKSRCDNRLNEITERALADKREAELLGKKYEEKYKQVAEIASKLTIEEATFREVQRKMELHQAIVKMEQGGSADGILQVRADRIQYDLEELIKALTERCKKHGLDMKSAAIIELPTGWQPGIQDGAAVWDEDWDKFEDEGFGNDLIIDSSTKSVQREKASPDRSSTADSSSVTDGKSGISYSNGDHAHESESVFTHGEDEHVRSPNGSLAGTTAVDSPSRDFSDIHYGKNSEADGETHGSFDESTWGGAFDNNDDIDSVWGFNTDKGKGTDSEKHRDFFGSDDYGVNPVRTGSPNADTAFQKKSIFFEDSVPSTPVSRFANSPRYSEAGDHYFDNFSRFDSFSSRQDSGFSSQPERFTRFDSMNSTRDFGHSRLDSISSSKDFGQSHGLTRFDSINSTKDFGHSTYSFDDADPFGSSSQNPKKGSDNWNAF